A genomic window from Silene latifolia isolate original U9 population chromosome 11, ASM4854445v1, whole genome shotgun sequence includes:
- the LOC141614086 gene encoding protein FAR1-RELATED SEQUENCE 5-like, translated as MNYSMFGDTITFDPTYGTNKYHMAFTPFTGVDNHKKSVTFAAALVDHENDGSFIWVFKKFLDCMGNKEPQCILTDQDLAIKLGVRSVFKKARHRYCMWHIMKKLTDKVETQICKATDVVERICTVVWDTNLEPVEFEEKWSQLISEFELNDNTWLTYMYGKRHKWIPAYFKDLPLGCLLKTTQRSESQNSYFKIFESIDGTLVEFWLRFQSAMEQQRYNQRFLDAASDSTLPQVSSKTMIEKYASKIYTHTVFYEFQEQVQAAPCSCVVRRFSEQGNMDIIGVEDAYKKRRIFQVIPFYKHNCLLTLKYNNCDKRIQ; from the coding sequence ATGAATTATTCCATGTTTGGGGACACCATCACCTTTGACCCTACTTATGGTACTAACAAATACCACATGGCCTTCACCCCATTCACTGGTGTTGACAACCACAAAAAGTCGGTGACTTTTGCTGCTGCACTTGTCGATCATGAGAACGATGGGTCATTCATTTGGGTGTTTAAGAAGTTCCTTGATTGTATGGGCAACAAGGAACCTCAGTGCATTCTTACTGATCAAGATCTAGCAATTAAACTCGGGGTGCGTTCGGTATTCAAGAAAGCAAGACATCGctactgcatgtggcatataatgaaaaaaCTTACCGATAAAGTTGAGACACAGATTTGTAAGGCGACTGACGTTGTTGAGCGAATATGTACAGTTGTTTGGGATACTAACTTGGAACCCGTTGAGTTTGAAGAAAAATGGTCTCAACTGATTAGTGAATTTGAGTTGAATGATAATACTTGGTTGACATACATGTATGGCAAAAGGCACAAATGGATACCTGCTTACTTTAAGGATTTGCCTTTAGGCTGTCTTTTGAAAACaacacaaagatcagagagtcAAAACAGTTATTTCAAAATATTTGAAAGCATAGATGGCACACTTGTTGAATTTTGGTTGCGTTTTCAGAGTGCAATGGAACAACAACGCTATAATCAGAGATTTCTTGATGCTGCAAGTGACAGCACGTTGCCACAGGTTTCCTCTAAGACAATGATTGAGAAATATGCctctaaaatctacacacatactGTTTTCTATGAGTTCCAAGAGCAAGTGCAAGCGGCTCCCTGTTCTTGTGTCGTTAGGAGATTTTCTGAGCAAGGAAACATGGACATTATAGGTGTTGAAGATGCCTACAAGAAACGTAGAATATTTCAGGTTATTCCATTTTATAAACATAATTGTCTTTTGACTTTAAAATACAATAATTGTGATAAAAGAATACAATAA